From Streptomyces durmitorensis, a single genomic window includes:
- a CDS encoding glutamate decarboxylase, which produces MPLHHSEDPKGDPKKRALSVNPFYGEANPVSGMTEAPPKHRLPDGPLPPTTAYQLVHDELMLDGNSRLNLATFVTTWMEPQAGVLMAECTDKNMIDKDEYPHTAELERRCVAMLADLWRAPDPSGAVGCSTTGSSEACMLAGMALKRRWAKKNSDRYPSPTARPNLVMGVNVQVCWDKFCNFWEVEARQVPMEGDRYHLDPVAAAELCDENTIGVVAVLGSTFDGSYEPVAELCAALDDLQERTGLDIPVHVDGASGAMVAPFIDEDLEWDFRLPRVASINTSGHKYGLVYPGVGWALWRDADSLPEELVFRVNYLGGDMPTFALNFSRPGAQVVAQYYTFLRLGREGYRAVQQAARDVARGLADRVEALGDFRLITRGDQLPVFAFTTRDDVKAYDVFDVSRRLRERGWLVPAYTFPAHREDLAVLRVVCRNGFTADLAELFLADLSSLVPELREQPHPFTRDRDAATGFHH; this is translated from the coding sequence ATGCCGCTCCATCACAGCGAGGACCCGAAGGGCGACCCCAAGAAGCGCGCCCTCTCGGTGAACCCCTTCTACGGAGAGGCCAACCCGGTCAGCGGCATGACCGAGGCACCGCCCAAGCACCGCCTCCCCGACGGGCCGCTGCCGCCCACGACGGCGTACCAATTGGTGCACGACGAGCTGATGCTGGACGGCAACTCACGCCTCAACCTCGCCACCTTCGTCACGACGTGGATGGAGCCGCAGGCCGGCGTCCTCATGGCCGAGTGCACGGACAAGAACATGATCGACAAGGACGAGTACCCGCACACCGCCGAGCTGGAGCGGCGCTGCGTGGCCATGCTCGCCGACCTGTGGCGGGCGCCGGATCCCTCGGGCGCCGTCGGCTGCTCGACGACCGGGTCCAGCGAGGCGTGCATGCTCGCCGGGATGGCGCTCAAGCGCCGCTGGGCCAAGAAGAACAGCGACCGCTACCCCTCCCCCACCGCACGCCCCAACCTCGTCATGGGCGTCAACGTCCAGGTCTGCTGGGACAAGTTCTGCAACTTCTGGGAGGTCGAGGCGCGCCAGGTCCCCATGGAGGGCGACCGGTACCACCTCGACCCGGTGGCCGCCGCCGAGCTCTGCGACGAGAACACGATCGGCGTCGTGGCGGTGCTCGGCTCCACCTTCGACGGGTCGTACGAGCCGGTGGCCGAGCTCTGCGCGGCCCTCGACGACCTCCAGGAGCGCACCGGGCTCGACATCCCCGTGCACGTCGACGGCGCGTCCGGCGCGATGGTGGCGCCCTTCATCGACGAGGACCTGGAGTGGGACTTCCGCCTCCCGAGGGTGGCGTCGATCAACACGTCGGGCCACAAGTACGGCCTGGTCTATCCGGGCGTCGGCTGGGCGCTGTGGCGGGACGCGGACTCGCTGCCGGAGGAGCTGGTGTTCCGGGTGAACTACCTCGGCGGTGACATGCCGACCTTCGCGCTGAACTTCTCCCGGCCGGGTGCGCAGGTCGTCGCGCAGTACTACACGTTCCTGCGCCTGGGCCGCGAGGGCTACCGCGCCGTCCAGCAGGCCGCCAGGGACGTCGCCCGCGGCCTCGCGGACCGCGTCGAGGCGCTCGGCGACTTCCGGCTGATCACCCGCGGCGACCAGCTGCCGGTGTTCGCCTTCACGACGCGGGACGACGTGAAGGCGTACGACGTCTTCGACGTGTCCCGGCGGCTTCGCGAGCGCGGCTGGCTGGTCCCCGCGTACACCTTCCCGGCCCACCGCGAGGATCTGGCGGTGCTCCGCGTGGTCTGCCGCAACGGCTTCACGGCCGACCTCGCGGAGCTCTTCCTGGCCGATCTGAGCAGCCTGGTGCCCGAACTGCGGGAGCAGCCACACCCCTTCACGCGGGACAGGGACGCGGCCACCGGGTTCCACCACTAG
- a CDS encoding aldehyde dehydrogenase family protein — MSSFFTDLAHQYIDGEWKAGSGSWDIIDFNPYNGEKLASITVATADEVDQAYRAAERAQKAWGATNPYARRAVFERALRIVEDREEEISDAIVAELGGTRLKAAFEIHLTKEFLREAVHVALQPEGRILPSPDDTKENRLYRVPVGVVGVISPFNFPLLLSLKTVAPALALGNAVVLKPHQNTPVMGGSFLAKLFEEAGLPAGVLNVVITDIAEIGDAFIEHPVPSVISFTGSDRVGRHVGTVCAANFKRSILELGGNSALVVLDDADIDYAVDAAVFSRFVHQGQVCMAANRILVDRSLEAEFTERFVAKVASLKVGDPADPSTHIGPLINSSQADAVTKTVDQAVAAGAKALLHGSTDGNLVAPTVLTDLAADAPVLRQEVFGPVALLVPFDGEEEAVRIANDTPYGLSGAVHTADVERGVRFAQRINSGMFHVNDGTVHDEPIVPFGGEKHSGVGRLNGESTVDAFTTQQWISVQHGRSRFPF; from the coding sequence ATGTCGTCCTTCTTCACTGACCTGGCTCACCAGTACATAGACGGTGAGTGGAAGGCCGGTTCCGGCTCCTGGGACATCATCGACTTCAATCCGTACAACGGGGAGAAGCTCGCGTCGATCACCGTGGCGACGGCCGACGAGGTGGACCAGGCCTACCGAGCGGCCGAGCGCGCCCAGAAGGCGTGGGGGGCGACCAACCCCTATGCCCGGCGTGCCGTCTTCGAGCGTGCCCTGCGCATCGTCGAGGACCGTGAGGAAGAGATATCCGACGCGATCGTGGCCGAACTGGGCGGCACCCGGCTCAAGGCCGCCTTCGAGATCCACCTCACCAAGGAGTTCCTGCGCGAGGCCGTCCACGTCGCGCTGCAGCCCGAGGGCCGCATCCTGCCGTCGCCGGACGACACCAAGGAGAACCGCCTCTACCGCGTCCCGGTCGGCGTGGTCGGTGTCATCAGCCCCTTCAACTTCCCGCTCCTGCTCTCCCTCAAGACGGTCGCCCCGGCGCTCGCCCTGGGCAACGCGGTGGTGCTCAAGCCGCACCAGAACACGCCCGTGATGGGCGGCAGCTTCCTCGCGAAGCTCTTCGAGGAGGCGGGTCTTCCGGCCGGCGTCCTGAACGTGGTGATCACCGACATCGCCGAGATCGGTGACGCGTTCATCGAGCACCCGGTCCCGAGCGTCATCTCCTTCACCGGCTCGGACCGCGTGGGCCGCCACGTCGGCACGGTCTGCGCCGCGAACTTCAAGCGCTCGATCCTGGAGCTCGGCGGCAACAGCGCCCTGGTCGTCCTGGACGACGCGGACATCGACTACGCCGTGGACGCGGCGGTCTTCAGCCGCTTCGTGCACCAGGGGCAGGTCTGCATGGCCGCCAACCGCATCCTCGTGGACCGCTCCCTGGAGGCGGAGTTCACCGAGAGGTTCGTCGCCAAGGTCGCGTCCCTGAAGGTCGGCGACCCGGCGGACCCGTCGACCCACATCGGCCCGCTGATCAACTCCTCGCAGGCGGACGCGGTGACGAAGACCGTCGACCAGGCGGTGGCGGCGGGCGCCAAGGCGCTCCTGCACGGCAGCACGGACGGCAACCTGGTGGCGCCCACCGTCCTCACGGACCTGGCGGCCGACGCCCCGGTCCTGCGGCAGGAGGTCTTCGGCCCGGTGGCGCTCCTCGTGCCCTTCGACGGCGAGGAAGAGGCCGTACGGATCGCCAACGACACCCCCTACGGGCTCAGCGGCGCCGTCCACACGGCCGACGTCGAGCGCGGCGTGCGGTTCGCGCAGCGGATCAACAGCGGCATGTTCCACGTGAACGACGGCACCGTGCACGACGAGCCGATCGTGCCCTTCGGCGGCGAGAAGCACTCGGGCGTTGGGCGCCTCAACGGCGAGTCGACGGTGGACGCGTTCACCACGCAGCAGTGGATCTCGGTGCAGCACGGACGCTCCCGCTTCCCGTTCTGA
- a CDS encoding DedA family protein produces MTTLALGPSWLDPDYLLNTFGVWGLLAIVFAESGLLIGFFLPGDSLLFTTGLLITTKQLDFPLWLCVVLICIAAILGDQAGYLFGKKVGPSLFNRPDSKLFKQENVVKAHDFFEKYGPKSLVLARFVPIVRTFTPIIAGVSGMRYRSFITFNIIGGILWGAGVTLLGAWLGNIDFVHKNIEAILILIVLISVVPIVIEFLRARSKSKKTAAAEGDAPGPAPAPRGRHAKR; encoded by the coding sequence GTGACGACGCTTGCGCTCGGACCAAGCTGGCTGGACCCGGATTACCTCCTGAACACGTTCGGGGTCTGGGGTCTGCTCGCGATCGTCTTCGCCGAGTCCGGCCTGCTCATCGGCTTCTTCCTGCCGGGTGACTCGCTGCTGTTCACGACGGGTCTGCTGATCACGACGAAGCAGCTGGACTTCCCGCTCTGGCTCTGTGTCGTCCTCATCTGCATCGCCGCGATCCTCGGCGACCAGGCGGGCTATCTCTTCGGCAAGAAGGTCGGCCCCTCGCTCTTCAACCGCCCGGACTCCAAGCTGTTCAAGCAGGAGAACGTGGTCAAGGCGCACGACTTCTTCGAGAAGTACGGCCCGAAGTCCCTGGTCCTGGCCCGCTTCGTGCCCATCGTGCGCACGTTCACGCCGATCATCGCGGGCGTCAGCGGCATGCGGTACCGCTCGTTCATCACGTTCAACATCATCGGCGGCATCCTGTGGGGTGCGGGCGTGACGCTGCTCGGCGCATGGCTGGGCAACATCGACTTCGTGCACAAGAACATCGAGGCGATCCTCATCCTGATCGTCCTGATCTCGGTGGTGCCGATCGTCATCGAGTTCCTGCGGGCGCGCAGCAAGTCCAAGAAGACGGCCGCGGCCGAGGGCGACGCCCCCGGGCCGGCCCCGGCACCGCGCGGCCGGCACGCCAAGCGGTAG
- a CDS encoding DinB family protein has protein sequence MVTHVNAEAPGDERGALLAFLDAERGGIRRALLGLTDEQAATRPSASELSLSGLLKHVAEVEEGWISRAKGVAPAIERTEANWDECFCLIEGETVESVLAYWGQVAERTEEFIRSLPTLDATFALPDEPWFPKEDVSMRWVLLRLITEMSRHSGHADIIRETLDGRTAFELVAQERGESWG, from the coding sequence ATGGTCACCCACGTCAACGCAGAGGCCCCCGGTGACGAGCGCGGCGCGCTGCTCGCCTTCCTCGACGCCGAGCGCGGCGGCATCCGGCGGGCCCTGCTCGGCCTGACCGACGAGCAGGCGGCCACCAGGCCGAGCGCCAGCGAGCTCTCGCTCTCCGGGCTGCTCAAGCATGTCGCGGAGGTCGAGGAGGGCTGGATCTCGCGGGCGAAGGGCGTCGCCCCCGCGATCGAGCGCACCGAGGCGAACTGGGACGAGTGCTTTTGCCTGATCGAGGGCGAGACGGTCGAGTCGGTGCTCGCGTACTGGGGTCAAGTCGCCGAGCGCACCGAGGAGTTCATCCGCTCCCTGCCCACGCTCGACGCGACCTTCGCGCTCCCCGACGAGCCGTGGTTCCCGAAGGAGGACGTGTCGATGCGGTGGGTGCTGCTCCGCCTGATCACCGAGATGTCCCGGCACTCGGGCCACGCCGACATCATCCGCGAGACGCTCGACGGCAGGACGGCCTTCGAGCTGGTGGCCCAGGAGCGCGGCGAGAGCTGGGGCTAA
- a CDS encoding PadR family transcriptional regulator, translating to MSAIRLLVLGAVRQHGRAHGYQVRNDLEYWGAHEWSNAKPGSIYHALKQMAKQGLLLAHEIAPSTAGGPPRTEYEITEAGTEEFLNLLRSNLVSYDQRPDMLSAALGFIVDLPRDEAVDLLRQRVRGIEDWRRSVTEYYTPEDGPEQLGHIGEIMNLWVHTADGGVEWTRGLIKRIEGGAYTFAGEGEPFVGILGEGEENPFASGETHAEDDR from the coding sequence ATGTCGGCGATCCGACTGCTGGTCCTCGGCGCCGTCCGTCAGCACGGGCGGGCCCACGGCTATCAGGTGCGCAACGACCTGGAGTACTGGGGCGCCCATGAGTGGTCCAACGCCAAGCCCGGCTCGATCTACCACGCCCTGAAGCAGATGGCCAAGCAGGGCCTGCTGCTCGCGCACGAGATCGCCCCGTCGACGGCGGGCGGCCCGCCCCGCACGGAGTACGAGATCACGGAGGCGGGCACCGAGGAGTTCCTGAACCTGCTCCGGTCCAACCTCGTCTCGTACGACCAGCGCCCCGACATGCTCTCGGCGGCCCTCGGCTTCATCGTCGACCTGCCCCGCGACGAGGCGGTCGATCTGCTCAGGCAGCGGGTGCGGGGCATCGAGGACTGGCGCAGATCCGTCACGGAGTACTACACCCCCGAGGACGGCCCGGAGCAGCTCGGGCACATCGGCGAGATCATGAACCTCTGGGTCCACACGGCCGACGGCGGCGTGGAGTGGACGCGCGGCCTGATCAAGCGGATCGAGGGCGGTGCGTACACGTTCGCGGGGGAGGGTGAGCCGTTCGTGGGCATCCTCGGTGAGGGCGAGGAGAACCCGTTCGCGTCCGGGGAGACGCACGCGGAGGACGATCGCTGA
- a CDS encoding MerR family transcriptional regulator, whose amino-acid sequence MSYSVGQVAGFAGVTVRTLHHYDEIGLLVPSERSHAGHRRYGDADLDRLQQVLFYRELGFPLDQVAALLDDPDTDPRAHLRRQHELLTARITRLQEMAAAVETAMEARKMGINLTPEEKFEVFGDKDPEEHAQEAQERWGGTDAYAESQRRAARYTKDDWKRMQAEVADWGERYDALMAAGEAATGERAVAMAEEHRQHITKWFYECTFEIHQGLAEMYVSDERFKEFYDSMRPGLAEHLRDAIRANAARQQ is encoded by the coding sequence ATGAGCTACTCCGTGGGACAGGTCGCCGGTTTCGCCGGAGTGACGGTGCGCACGCTGCACCACTACGACGAGATCGGCCTGCTCGTGCCCAGCGAGCGCAGCCACGCGGGCCACCGGCGCTACGGCGACGCCGACCTGGACCGGCTGCAGCAGGTCCTGTTCTACCGGGAGCTCGGCTTCCCCCTCGACCAGGTGGCGGCACTCCTGGACGACCCGGACACGGACCCGCGCGCGCACCTGCGCCGCCAGCACGAGCTGCTGACCGCCCGGATCACCAGGCTCCAGGAGATGGCCGCCGCCGTCGAGACCGCGATGGAGGCACGGAAGATGGGCATCAACCTCACACCCGAGGAGAAGTTCGAGGTCTTCGGGGACAAGGATCCCGAGGAGCACGCGCAGGAGGCGCAGGAGCGCTGGGGCGGCACGGACGCCTATGCCGAGTCGCAGCGGCGGGCCGCCCGCTACACCAAGGACGACTGGAAACGCATGCAGGCCGAGGTCGCCGACTGGGGAGAGCGCTACGACGCCCTCATGGCGGCCGGCGAGGCGGCGACGGGCGAGCGGGCCGTGGCCATGGCCGAGGAACACCGGCAGCACATCACCAAGTGGTTCTACGAGTGCACCTTCGAGATCCACCAGGGCCTCGCCGAGATGTACGTGTCCGACGAGCGGTTCAAGGAGTTCTACGACTCCATGCGGCCGGGTCTCGCCGAGCACCTGAGGGACGCGATCCGGGCCAACGCCGCACGGCAGCAGTGA
- a CDS encoding ATP-binding cassette domain-containing protein, with the protein MTDAIVVEGARKRYGEKRALDGLDLAVGRGTVHGVLGPNGAGKTTAVRVLATLLRADEGRVEVAGYDVRRQPDEVRRRIGLLGQHAALDEELSGRQNLDMFGRLYHLGARRAGVRADELLERFGLGDTGRKAVKQYSGGMRRRLDLAASLITEPEVLFLDEPTTGLDPRGRTEVWDAVRSLVDGGTTVLLTTQYLEEADQLAHRISVIDRGRVIADGTADELKTRTGGDRIDVVVRDAAQLELAARLLPGDATLDADRRLASAPVVDRMAALTGVVQALREAGVEAEDIAVRRPTLDEVFLRLTGPAEDRTGRADHQERTKEAV; encoded by the coding sequence ATGACGGACGCGATCGTCGTCGAGGGCGCACGGAAGCGGTACGGGGAGAAGCGGGCCCTTGACGGCCTGGACCTGGCGGTCGGGCGCGGCACGGTGCACGGCGTGCTCGGCCCGAACGGCGCGGGCAAGACCACGGCGGTGCGGGTGCTCGCCACGCTGCTGCGGGCGGACGAGGGCCGGGTGGAGGTCGCCGGGTACGACGTGCGCAGGCAGCCGGACGAGGTGCGCAGGCGCATCGGCCTGCTCGGCCAGCACGCGGCCCTGGACGAGGAGTTGAGCGGCCGGCAGAACCTGGACATGTTCGGGCGGCTCTACCACCTGGGCGCCCGGCGCGCGGGCGTGCGGGCCGACGAGCTCCTGGAGCGCTTCGGGCTCGGGGACACGGGCCGCAAGGCGGTCAAGCAGTACAGCGGCGGCATGCGGCGCCGCCTGGACCTCGCGGCCTCGCTCATCACGGAGCCCGAGGTGTTGTTCCTGGACGAGCCGACCACGGGCCTGGACCCGCGGGGCCGCACGGAGGTCTGGGACGCGGTGCGCTCGCTGGTCGACGGCGGTACGACGGTGCTGCTGACCACGCAGTACCTCGAAGAGGCGGACCAGCTCGCCCACCGCATCTCGGTGATCGACCGGGGCCGGGTCATCGCGGACGGCACGGCGGACGAGCTGAAGACCAGGACGGGCGGCGACCGGATCGACGTGGTGGTGCGGGACGCGGCCCAACTGGAGCTCGCCGCACGGCTGCTGCCCGGCGACGCCACCCTTGACGCGGACCGGCGCCTTGCCAGCGCGCCGGTGGTGGACCGGATGGCGGCGCTCACCGGGGTCGTGCAGGCCCTGCGGGAGGCCGGGGTCGAGGCGGAGGACATCGCGGTGCGCAGGCCGACGCTCGACGAGGTCTTCCTGCGCCTGACGGGCCCCGCGGAGGACCGGACAGGCCGTGCCGATCACCAGGAACGTACGAAGGAGGCCGTGTGA
- a CDS encoding ABC transporter permease has protein sequence MTRRELAHWARQPVQVLVGLVFPVMFLLMFNFLIGGGKGIAGTYAEFLVPGMFALTMTFGLDATMVAVTQDLNKGVIDRFRAMPMTNGAVLVGRSVADMLQSLVSLIVMIGVGLVIGWRWHGSFGAVLGAVGLLLLLRFAMLWIGIHLAMVAGRPELVMAVQILVWPVGFLSNAFTVPQNMPGWLGATVEWNPMSATATAVRDLFGNDPGVVGTSWAAEHAGLMAVVWPLVLVGVFMPLAVRRFGALSK, from the coding sequence ATGACGCGGCGCGAACTCGCCCACTGGGCAAGGCAGCCGGTGCAGGTGCTCGTCGGCCTGGTCTTCCCGGTGATGTTCCTGCTGATGTTCAACTTCCTGATCGGCGGCGGGAAGGGCATCGCGGGCACCTACGCCGAGTTCCTCGTGCCCGGCATGTTCGCGCTCACCATGACCTTCGGCCTGGACGCGACGATGGTCGCCGTCACGCAGGACCTGAACAAGGGGGTGATCGACCGTTTCCGTGCCATGCCGATGACCAACGGGGCGGTCCTGGTGGGGCGTTCGGTCGCGGACATGCTGCAGTCGCTCGTCTCGCTGATCGTCATGATCGGCGTCGGCCTCGTGATCGGCTGGCGGTGGCACGGCTCGTTCGGCGCGGTGCTCGGGGCCGTCGGGCTGTTGCTCCTGCTGCGGTTCGCGATGCTGTGGATCGGCATCCACCTGGCGATGGTCGCGGGCAGGCCGGAGCTGGTCATGGCTGTGCAGATCCTGGTCTGGCCGGTCGGCTTCCTCTCCAACGCCTTCACGGTCCCGCAGAACATGCCCGGCTGGCTCGGCGCGACCGTGGAGTGGAACCCGATGTCGGCGACGGCCACGGCGGTGCGCGACCTGTTCGGCAACGACCCCGGGGTGGTGGGCACTTCGTGGGCCGCCGAGCACGCGGGGCTGATGGCCGTGGTGTGGCCCCTGGTGCTCGTGGGGGTGTTCATGCCGCTCGCGGTGCGCAGGTTCGGGGCGCTCAGTAAGTAA
- a CDS encoding helix-turn-helix domain-containing protein, which yields MTAGESSGSVVRRMLLGSQLRRLRESRGITREAAGYSIRASESKISRMELGRVSFKSRDVEDLLTLYGVTDEVERVALLSLAKEANLAGWWHSYSDVLPGWFQTYVGLEGAASLIRVYEVQFVNGLLQTEAYAHAVVARGMKGASKADIERRVALRLERQKLLISERAPRFHCVLDEAALRRPYGDREVMRGQIQHLIDISERPNVTLQVMPFSFGGHSGESGAFTMLRFPESDLSDVVYVEQLTGALYLDKPEEVGQYERVVGELQSDSPNPADSRDLLRGLLQLT from the coding sequence GTGACCGCAGGGGAGTCGAGCGGCTCGGTCGTACGGCGCATGCTCCTTGGCTCGCAACTGAGGCGCCTGAGGGAATCGCGCGGCATCACCCGTGAAGCGGCCGGCTACTCGATCCGAGCCTCCGAATCGAAGATCAGCCGCATGGAGTTGGGACGGGTGAGCTTCAAGTCCAGGGACGTCGAGGACCTGTTGACGCTGTACGGCGTCACCGACGAGGTCGAGCGTGTCGCACTGCTCTCACTCGCCAAAGAGGCCAACCTCGCGGGCTGGTGGCACAGTTACTCGGATGTCCTGCCGGGCTGGTTCCAGACGTACGTGGGGCTCGAAGGCGCCGCATCGCTCATCCGCGTGTACGAAGTCCAGTTCGTCAACGGCCTGTTGCAGACCGAGGCGTACGCCCACGCGGTCGTCGCGCGCGGCATGAAGGGCGCGAGCAAGGCGGACATCGAGCGCCGCGTCGCCCTGCGCCTCGAACGCCAGAAGCTGCTCATCTCCGAGCGCGCTCCCCGCTTCCACTGCGTGCTCGACGAGGCCGCGCTCCGACGCCCGTACGGAGACCGGGAAGTGATGCGTGGTCAGATCCAGCACCTGATCGACATTTCCGAACGGCCGAATGTCACCCTTCAGGTCATGCCGTTCAGTTTCGGTGGGCACTCGGGCGAGAGCGGAGCGTTCACCATGCTGCGCTTCCCGGAGTCGGACCTCTCGGACGTCGTGTACGTGGAGCAGCTGACGGGAGCCCTGTACCTCGACAAGCCGGAGGAAGTCGGCCAGTACGAGCGGGTGGTCGGCGAGCTGCAGAGCGACAGCCCCAATCCGGCCGATAGTCGCGACCTTCTCCGTGGTCTGCTCCAACTCACGTGA
- a CDS encoding threonine/serine ThrE exporter family protein has protein sequence MADQEAEDRKPQSDEARSAFTQPTGVMPQPPAPEDESQTTSEFAIPTGLPNLASASTTQETEKSAFTTPHTYSSRTAPPAFTPPHGIPLVKLTKETPWQDQMRTMLRMPVAERPTPEASQKHEDEAGPAVPRVLDLTLRIGELLLAGGEGAEDVEAAMFAVCRSYGLDRCEPTVTFTLLSISHQPSLVDDPVTASRTVRRRGTDYTRLAAVFHLVDDISDTDIDVSLEEAYRRLAGIRRNRHPYPGWALTAASGLLAGSASVLVGGGALVFLVAAFGAMLGDRLAWLCAGRGLPEFYQFVGAAMPPAAMGVTLSVLHSQEVNASAVITGGLFALIPGRALVAGVQDGLTGYYITAAARLLEVCYLVVGIVVGVLLVLSLGVMLDATSLKAETAFVAVDSRPVIQILASMALSLAFAILLQQERHTVLIVTLNGGIAWVMFGALAQTSIDLSPVAATAIAAGLVGLFGQLFSRYRFASSLPYVTAAIGPLLPGSATYFGLLALAQNDMNTGINSLTKAAATALAIAIGVNLGSEVSRMILKIPGATTAANRRAAKRTRGF, from the coding sequence GTGGCTGACCAGGAGGCCGAAGACCGAAAGCCACAGTCGGATGAGGCTCGGAGTGCGTTCACTCAGCCCACCGGCGTGATGCCGCAGCCACCGGCACCCGAGGACGAGTCGCAGACGACCTCGGAGTTCGCGATCCCGACGGGTCTGCCGAACCTCGCGTCGGCGTCGACGACGCAGGAGACCGAGAAGTCGGCGTTCACCACGCCGCACACCTACAGCTCGCGCACCGCGCCTCCCGCCTTCACGCCCCCGCACGGCATACCCCTGGTGAAGCTCACCAAGGAGACGCCCTGGCAGGACCAGATGCGCACGATGCTGCGCATGCCGGTCGCCGAGCGGCCCACTCCGGAGGCCTCGCAGAAGCACGAGGACGAGGCAGGGCCCGCCGTGCCGCGCGTGCTCGACCTGACGCTGCGTATCGGCGAGCTGCTGCTCGCCGGCGGCGAGGGCGCCGAGGACGTGGAGGCGGCGATGTTCGCCGTCTGCCGCAGCTACGGCCTCGACCGCTGCGAGCCGACCGTGACGTTCACGCTGCTCTCGATCTCGCACCAGCCGTCCCTGGTGGACGACCCGGTCACGGCATCGAGGACCGTGCGCCGCCGTGGCACCGACTACACCCGTCTCGCGGCCGTCTTCCATCTGGTGGACGACATCAGCGACACGGACATCGACGTCTCTCTGGAGGAGGCCTACCGCCGCCTCGCGGGGATCCGCCGTAACCGCCACCCCTACCCCGGCTGGGCACTCACCGCGGCCAGCGGGCTGCTCGCGGGCTCGGCCTCCGTGCTCGTCGGCGGTGGCGCCCTGGTCTTCCTGGTCGCCGCCTTCGGCGCGATGCTCGGCGACCGTCTCGCCTGGCTGTGCGCGGGCCGCGGGCTTCCGGAGTTCTACCAGTTCGTGGGGGCCGCGATGCCGCCCGCCGCGATGGGCGTCACGCTGAGCGTCCTGCACTCCCAGGAGGTCAACGCGTCCGCGGTGATCACGGGTGGTCTCTTCGCGCTGATCCCGGGAAGAGCCCTGGTGGCGGGCGTTCAGGACGGCCTGACCGGCTACTACATCACCGCGGCCGCCCGCCTCCTGGAGGTCTGCTATCTCGTCGTGGGCATCGTCGTCGGCGTCCTGCTCGTGCTGTCGCTCGGCGTGATGCTGGACGCGACGAGCCTGAAGGCGGAGACGGCGTTCGTGGCGGTCGACTCGCGCCCGGTGATCCAGATCCTGGCGTCGATGGCGCTGAGTCTCGCCTTCGCGATACTGCTCCAGCAGGAACGTCACACCGTGCTGATCGTGACCCTCAACGGCGGTATCGCCTGGGTCATGTTCGGGGCCCTCGCCCAGACGTCGATCGATCTCTCGCCGGTGGCGGCGACGGCCATCGCGGCCGGGCTCGTGGGCCTGTTCGGGCAGCTCTTCTCGCGCTACCGCTTCGCCTCTTCGCTGCCGTACGTCACCGCGGCCATCGGCCCGCTGCTGCCCGGCAGCGCGACGTACTTCGGTCTGCTGGCCCTCGCCCAGAACGACATGAACACGGGCATCAACTCGCTCACCAAGGCGGCGGCGACGGCCCTGGCCATCGCGATCGGCGTGAACCTGGGCAGCGAGGTCTCCCGCATGATCCTCAAGATCCCGGGCGCGACCACGGCGGCCAACCGCCGCGCGGCCAAGCGGACGCGCGGCTTCTGA
- a CDS encoding inorganic diphosphatase, translating into MEFDVTIEIPKGSRNKYEVDHETGRIRLDRRLFTSTSYPADYGFVENTLGEDGDPLDALVILDEPTFPGCLIKCRAIGMFRMTDEAGGDDKLLCVPASDPRVEHLRDIHHVSEFDRLEIQHFFEVYKDLEPGKSVEGADWVGRADAEAEIEKSYKRAEAQGH; encoded by the coding sequence GTGGAGTTCGACGTCACCATCGAGATTCCGAAGGGTTCGCGGAACAAGTACGAGGTGGACCACGAGACCGGCCGGATCCGCTTGGACCGTCGCCTCTTCACGTCGACCAGCTACCCCGCGGACTACGGCTTCGTCGAGAACACCCTCGGCGAGGACGGTGACCCGCTGGACGCCCTCGTCATCCTGGACGAGCCGACCTTCCCGGGCTGCCTCATCAAGTGCCGCGCGATCGGCATGTTCCGGATGACCGACGAGGCGGGCGGCGACGACAAGCTGCTCTGCGTCCCGGCGTCGGACCCCCGCGTGGAGCACCTGCGCGACATCCACCACGTCTCCGAGTTCGACCGCCTGGAGATCCAGCACTTCTTCGAGGTCTACAAGGACCTGGAGCCCGGCAAGTCCGTCGAGGGCGCCGACTGGGTCGGCCGCGCGGACGCCGAGGCCGAGATCGAGAAGTCGTACAAGCGCGCGGAGGCGCAGGGTCACTGA